TCCTGGATGTTGTGGGCGGGGGAGATGCGCAGCCCTACCTTCTCGGCGCCCACCTCCGCGACGACCGCGGTGACGAGGTCGATGACGAACTGCGCCCGCTTCTCGGGTGTGCCACCGTACGCGTCCGACCGCTGGTTCGATTCCGGCGAGAGGAACTCGTGCAGCAGGTAGCCGTTGGCGCCGTGGAGTTCCACGCCGTCGAAGCCTGCCACGTCGATCGCCTTCCGGGAGGCCGTGACGAACTCCTCGATGATCCCCGGGAGCTCGTCGGTCGTGAGGGCGTGCGGTACGGGATACGCCTGCTTCCCGGTGCCGGTGCGCGTGGTGCCGTCGATCGCGATGGCACTCGGCGCGACCACCTCGTAGCCGCCGTTGGTGTCGGGGTGGGTGACGCGGCCTGCATGCATGACCTGCGCCACGATGCGTCCGCCGTCCGCGTGCACCGCGTCGGTGACGCGCTTCCAGCCCGCGAGCTGCTCGTCCTCCACCAGGCCCGGCTGGCCCGGGAAGCCCTGCCCGGCGTGGCTCGGGTAGGTCCCCTCGCTGATGATCAGGCCGAGGGAGGCGCGCTGGCGGTAGTGCTCGACGACCATGTCGCCCGGGATGCCCGCCTCGCCCGAGCGCACCCGGGTGAGCGGTGCCATGACGACGCGGTTGGGGAGTTCGAGCGTGCCGAGGGTCAGGGGGGAGAAGAGCTTCACGGGGCCTGCTTTCCGGTTGGTTTCCTACTGGTCGGTAACCGGGTGGGGCGGGAGGCTATTCCGGGTGTGGCCGGTGTCACGCGCGGTGCCGTACCCCGGCCATGCTCCGGACATCGCCTCCTTGCCGGGCCACGGTCCCATCGGTCGCGCGGTGCGGACCGGGGCCCGGAACCGGGCCCCGGTCCACGGCCCGACGCCGGGTGCGGGATGACGGCGGGGCGACGGCAGTGCCACACTGTGCGTGATCCCGCGGCCTGACGGGCGCGGGGCAGGGCGGACGGATGGGTGGGTCATGAGCGAGATCCGGATGGGGACAGCCGCCGGGAGGTGGGTCCTCCTGGCCACGGTGCTGGGCTCCGGCATCGCGGGGATCGATGCCACAGTCGTGAATGTCGCCCTGCCGACGATCGGGGCCGACCTCGGCGCCGACTTCGCCGCCCTGCAGTGGATGGTGACCGGGTACACCCTGACGCTCGCCTCCTTCATCCTGCTGGGCGGCTCCCTCGGGGACAGGTTCGGGCGGAGGCGTGTCTTCGTGATCGGCGTCATCTGGTTCGCCGTCGCATCCCTGCTCTGCGGACTGGCCCCGGACGCCGGTCTGCTCATCGCGGCGCGTGCCCTCCAGGGCGTGGGCGGGGCGTTGCTCACGCCGGGGAGCCTCGCCATCCTCCAGGCGGGGTTCTCCGGCGAGGATCGCGCCCGAGCGATCGGTGCCTGGTCCGGCCTCGGTGGAGTGGCCACCGCGATCGGCCCCTTCCTCGGAGGCTGGCTCGTGGAGAGCGTCTCCTGGCGGTGGGTGTTCCTCATCAACGTCCCCCTCGCCGCCGCTGTCGTCTGGATCGCGGCACGTCACGTACCGGAGAGCCGCGACGACGCAGCCACGGGTCGGATCGACGTCGCCGGAGCGGTGCTCGGCGCCCTGGCCCTCGCCGGCACGACGTATGCGCTGATCGAAGCGCCGGCCAGGGGCTTCGATCAGCCGGCCGTCCTGGCGAGCGCCGTCCTCGGTCTCCTCGCCGCCGCGGTGTTCTTGGTCGTGGAGTGGCGCACGGCGCATCCGATGCTCCCGCTGCGGATCTTCGCCAACCGTCAGTTCAGCGCCGCGAACGCCGTTACCTTCCTCATCTACGCCGTCTTCGGCGGCATCTTCTTCCTGCTCGTCCTGCACCTCCAGATCGTGGCGGGATTCAGCCCGGTGGGAGCCGGGACCTCGATGCTGCCGATCACGGCCCTGATGCTCGTGCTCTCCCCCCGAGCGGGAGCGCTCGGCTCGCGCATCGGCCCGAGGATCCCCATGACCGTGGGCCCGCTGCTGTGCGCCGTGGCGCTGGTCCTGATGCTGCGGATCGGGCCGGGGGCGTCCTACGTCCTCGACGTACTGCCGCCCGTGGTGGTGCTGGGGCTGGGCCTCTCGCTGCTCGTGGCGCCCCTCACGTCGGCGGCCCTGTCCGCTGTGCCCGAACACCAGGCAGGACTGGCGTCGGGGGTGAACAACGCCGTGGCCCGCGCGGCGGGCCTCGTCGCCATCGCCGTCCTGCCGGCCGCCGTCGGGCTCACCGGGGACGCCTACGGCGATCCGGCCGTGTTCGAGGCGGGGTTCGCCGCGGCCTGCATGATCGGCGCCGTGGTGCTGGTGTGCGGCGGCCTCCTGGCGGCCCTGACCATCCGGAAGCCGGCCGTCCCGGAGAGCGAGCACCCGGCGCACTGCGCGGTCGAGGGGACGCCCGCCGCTCCCGGTGCCCTGCACCAGGCGCGGAACGCGACGCCGCGTGGACATCCGGGGACATGACGAAGCCCCGGGCGTACCCGGGGCTTCGTCAGGTCCACGAGCGGTGGTGGACTACTTCACGTCCTGCTCGTCCATCGCGCTCAGGGGCGATCCGCCGCGGT
This genomic interval from Arthrobacter agilis contains the following:
- a CDS encoding DHA2 family efflux MFS transporter permease subunit translates to MSEIRMGTAAGRWVLLATVLGSGIAGIDATVVNVALPTIGADLGADFAALQWMVTGYTLTLASFILLGGSLGDRFGRRRVFVIGVIWFAVASLLCGLAPDAGLLIAARALQGVGGALLTPGSLAILQAGFSGEDRARAIGAWSGLGGVATAIGPFLGGWLVESVSWRWVFLINVPLAAAVVWIAARHVPESRDDAATGRIDVAGAVLGALALAGTTYALIEAPARGFDQPAVLASAVLGLLAAAVFLVVEWRTAHPMLPLRIFANRQFSAANAVTFLIYAVFGGIFFLLVLHLQIVAGFSPVGAGTSMLPITALMLVLSPRAGALGSRIGPRIPMTVGPLLCAVALVLMLRIGPGASYVLDVLPPVVVLGLGLSLLVAPLTSAALSAVPEHQAGLASGVNNAVARAAGLVAIAVLPAAVGLTGDAYGDPAVFEAGFAAACMIGAVVLVCGGLLAALTIRKPAVPESEHPAHCAVEGTPAAPGALHQARNATPRGHPGT
- a CDS encoding alkene reductase produces the protein MKLFSPLTLGTLELPNRVVMAPLTRVRSGEAGIPGDMVVEHYRQRASLGLIISEGTYPSHAGQGFPGQPGLVEDEQLAGWKRVTDAVHADGGRIVAQVMHAGRVTHPDTNGGYEVVAPSAIAIDGTTRTGTGKQAYPVPHALTTDELPGIIEEFVTASRKAIDVAGFDGVELHGANGYLLHEFLSPESNQRSDAYGGTPEKRAQFVIDLVTAVVAEVGAEKVGLRISPAHNIQDALETEASEVHATYGTLVDALAPLGLAYLSVLHAEPTGELIQDLRRRFRGPVLINSGFGVITNREEAIAILEDGVGDAVVVGRPAIANPDLARRWRENLPENEPNPATFYSTGPEGYTDYPFYDGSVNAN